In Prochlorococcus marinus XMU1406, the genomic stretch TCATATAGATGGCTCTATTGGAGGCATTTTTGCTGTAACCTCTATTCCAATAAAAGGTCTAAATAATATTAATCAGGCTAATTCGATAACGATAAATCCGCAAAAAATCATAGGCATTACTAAGACATCATCTTTGTTGTTGGTTTCAAATATGAGTACTTTAGAAAATACTTTTAATACTGGACTACCATATATATCATCTAAAGAAAATATTATAAATAGAGGAGAAATTGGCATACAAGGTTCTAGACCTGCAGAGGTTATCAAATTATGGCTTGGGTTACGTTTTTTAGGTCTGAATGGAATAGAAAATATATTAAAATCATCAATTAAAAGAAAAGATTTTTTTATAAAAAATATTAGTAAGAATAAATTTGATATATATTCAGGTCCTCTTCATATTGTTTCATTTATACCAAAGAAACTTGAGCCAGAAGACTCTGATACATGGACTCAAACTAAAGTTAATGAACTAATTAACAATAATTTTATGCTTTCTAGACCTAAATTTAAAGGTAGATATTTTTTAAGGGTTGTCATGGGAAATTACAATACAAAGGAATCTCATATTAAAGAACTTTTGAGACTTTTAGATGCCTAACTTATGAATATGGGTAGACCAAAAATTATTGCAATAGTAACAGGGTTTATATCTATAGCTATTTGTATTGCTTATTTACTCTTAATAACTATCTTTGATTTCAGAACTTATCTAAATGATCAATTATCCAATTTTACATAGTAAATGGAGGCAAACTTTTATTTGATTTAAAATACTTTTTCATTTCAATTTTTGAAATAGCTTCTCTTACGAAGTTATTTAAAATGTCCTCTCTCTTACTTATTCTATAGATCTTATCTACTACTTCTTGGATTCCTCCATCTCCCCAATCTTGCCCATTTTTAAAATATTCAATCAAACTTAGTCCTACTATTCTTATTAACCAGCCTGCTGTAACTGATTGTATAGATTTAGATAATATAATTTTAGTCAGGCTTGTAGCTAAAGCAGGAGAAAGAATGGCGAGACCCCCTTTTAGGATTCCTTGTTTAGCCAATGCGCTTAGCAATGAAGTCGCTAAATCTTTTGCATCTTTTTTTGTAAGCTTTATTTCATATATTTTTGATAATTCCATTATCATTTGAAGGTTTACGGAGGTAGTAGTAAGGAAATCAACAGCTGGTAATGGATTAACTAGTATTACCCCTCCTGTTATCCACATATATTTATTAATAACTTTATTTGACATTAAATATCTTTGTTCTTGCACGAACTTTTTACTTTTAATACCTAATTTATTTGAGCGAAAAAGAATATTATCCGCCAATAACTCTTCACCATTATTATCGAGCGTTTCAATTATTTCTCTAAATAAACTTCCTACCTCTGGAACTAAATCTAAAGCATCTGATTTAATAAAGGAATATTGTTGAGGTACAGCAATTGTTTGAACAACAGAAATTTTATTTTTTCTAGCGGAAGTTATAGAAATTATATTTTCTTTGATGAGGTTATTTTCATCTTTAGACCTCAAATCACATTTATTTAGAACTATTATAATTTTTTTTCTTAATTTTAATAATTCTTTAATTAAATAGTTTTCGTATTTATTTATGTCCTGATCTAACACAAAGAGAACTAAGTCGGAATTTGATGCTTGTATAATTGTTGCTTTTTCTCTTTCTTCTCCTAATTTAGATGGTTCGAATAAACCCGGAGTATCAACTATATTAATGTTTCTTTTTAAAATTGGGATGCGAATTTTATAGCTATTAATTTGCTTTGTTGTACCTATTTTTGCGGAAGTTTGTCCGACAATATTTTTTAATAAAGATCTTGCAATAGATGTTTTTCCTGAGGAACCTGCTCCAAAAAGAGTAACTTTATAATCTCCTGTTTTTAATTGAGATTCTAGTTTGTTTTTTTGGTAATTTAAAAGTTCAACTTTTACTTTATCGTTAATTTTTTTATTAATTTTATCTACCCCTTCCAAACTTATCTTGGCAGCACCATATGTATTTTTGAATGAAAGTGTATTTTTTTTATTTTTATATATAACTTTATAAACTATTTTTTTGAATAATTTTTTATCAATATTATAAAAAATATAAATAATTACTATTAAAAATATAAGGGTATAAATATTTACTATTCTTATAAATATCGAAAATAAAATATATAAAAATAATATTAATAATATATATTTTATATACTTTAATTTCAAGTAATTCATTTTAACGATTATTTTTAAAAATGTTATACAGTAAAAAAATGAACCCAATATTAATAGATATATCAGCAATATTAAAGACTGGAAAATTTATAAAATTTAAATTTATAAAATCAACCACAAAACCTTTATATATCCTATCTATACCATTACCAATAGTTCCCCCAAGTATAAAGCTGTAAGAATATAGATCGAATGCGTTTAAAGTATTTTTCCTAAATATTAAATAAATAAGTAATATTGAAAACAAAATACTTATTAAAGATAAAAATATTCTACTACCACTAAATATGTTAAATGCTGCCCCGTAATTTTTTACAAAGTCTAATTTGAATAAAAGAAGATCTTTATTAATAAATAATTTTTTATAATAAAGCATTAAATATTTCGTCAATTGATCTATTAGAACAATAAAAATACTTAGAGATAAAAAATATATTTTTGTTTGTATTTTATTAATCATTATTTACTACGTTTTAAACGTTCTATAGGTTTAATAAGTAATAAAAGTGGAAAAAGCATTAAAAAATGATATCCAATCTTACCTAATGAGTATTTCCCTAAATTATATAAAAATATATTTAATTGACTGTAGAATATAATTTGTATGAAGTTGTAAAATATTCCAGTTAAATGCATAGCACCTATTGCTAAAAATCCATTTTTTAAAAAGTTTCCAACTTTAATTTTATTTCTATTATTTAAATTATCAATTATTTTGATTAATGGATATAAACCTAATAAATAGCCAAAATTTGGAGTTAGCAAATAACCTATTGAACCTCCTTGATGAAAAACAGGAATTATAAATAAACCCAGAATTATATATATAAAAAATGCTCTGAAAACAACTTTTTTATGAAATATAAGTGTTAATATAATTATGGTTGGAATTTGCCATGTGATAGGCAACTCAAAGTTATTACTAGAATTATAGATAAAGGGTAGTGGAATATAAACAGATATCATTGATGTTATTACTAGTAATTGAAGACTCACCAGTATCTCAATTAATTTATAAAAATTGAGCATCATTATAAGTTCTATTTATAAACTTCTCAATGCAACAATTGGATCTAATTTAGAAGCTCTTTTTGCAGGTAAAACGCCAAAGATTAAGCCTATTGATCCTGAAATGATCATGGTGGAAAAAGTAGTTGTAATTCCTACTGATGCAGGAAGTGGTGTTATCAGAGATAAAAGAAAAACACCTGATAATCCCGTTGTTGTTCCAATTAATCCTCCAATTGTAGATAAAATCAATGCCTCAATTAAAAATTGAATTAATATATCTGATTGTTTAGCTCCTATTGCTTTTCTAAGTCCAATCTCTTCAGTCCTTTCGCTTACAGAAACTAGCATAATATTCATGATTCCTATGCCTCCAACAACTAAAGATACTGCCCCAATACCAGCCAATAAAAACGTTAGTCCACTTGTTATGTTGGTTACTATATTTAATGCATCTTCTTGTGATCTAACCGCAAAGTCATCATCTCTGATTATTTTATGTCTTTGCCTTAATAAGTTAGTAATCTGAAATTTAGCGGCACTAGTTGCATTTTTATTTATCGCTTCAACACTAATGAAGCTTAAACTTACTCCATATGTTGGGTCCTTCCCTGTAATCCTATTGACCATGGTGGTTAATGGAATATAAGCATTTTTGTCTTGATTACTTCCAAATACAGCACCTTTTGGTTTTAATATTCCGATAATTTCATAAGTGTGGTCTTTAATTCTGATATTTTTTCCAAGTGATGAAGATTTATCTTTGAAAAATTCGTCTTTAAGATCAGGACCTATTACAACATAACTTCTTGCACTATTAACATCACTTTTTGATAAAAATCTTCCCTTATCTACTTCAAAGCTTCTTACTTCAAGAAATTCTGGAGTAACTCCAGCAATTGAAATATTAAGGCTTTTAGAATTTGATTGTACTATTTCGTTAGCAGAGATTTGAGGAGCAACTTTTTTAACTGTTGGGACTTGATTGCTTATTGCTAATGCATCTTCTAAAACTAGGTTTTTAGGAAATGAAATACCTCTTCTTCTTGTATCATTATTTCCAGGAACAATGAATAAAACATTTGCACCTAAATTACTTAATTGGTTTTTTGCTAATGTTTGAGCACCTCTTCCAAGTCCAACAAGTGTAATAACTGATGCATTTCCTATAATAATCCCAAGCATTGTTAACGAACTTCTCAATTTGTTCGAAACCAAGGTTTTTGTGGCCATGCCTAAGGCTTCTTTTATTGAGATATTCCTAGACATATTTATATTTATCTATTGAATCCTCATCTTCAATTTGCCCCATGTATATAACACCTTCATTTAGCTGCAGTGTAACAAGGTCGCCATTGCTAATTTGATGATTATCCATATTTTCTAAATTACAAATTGTAGAAATTTTTTTATTATTTTTATTAAACAAACCATAAACATCATTTACATTTTGGTTCGTAACAATGCCCGCAATATTTTTACTAAGTGGAATATTTTTCATTAATTCCTCGGGAACAAATAATATTTCTCCTGGACAA encodes the following:
- a CDS encoding GTP-binding protein; amino-acid sequence: MNYLKLKYIKYILLILFLYILFSIFIRIVNIYTLIFLIVIIYIFYNIDKKLFKKIVYKVIYKNKKNTLSFKNTYGAAKISLEGVDKINKKINDKVKVELLNYQKNKLESQLKTGDYKVTLFGAGSSGKTSIARSLLKNIVGQTSAKIGTTKQINSYKIRIPILKRNINIVDTPGLFEPSKLGEEREKATIIQASNSDLVLFVLDQDINKYENYLIKELLKLRKKIIIVLNKCDLRSKDENNLIKENIISITSARKNKISVVQTIAVPQQYSFIKSDALDLVPEVGSLFREIIETLDNNGEELLADNILFRSNKLGIKSKKFVQEQRYLMSNKVINKYMWITGGVILVNPLPAVDFLTTTSVNLQMIMELSKIYEIKLTKKDAKDLATSLLSALAKQGILKGGLAILSPALATSLTKIILSKSIQSVTAGWLIRIVGLSLIEYFKNGQDWGDGGIQEVVDKIYRISKREDILNNFVREAISKIEMKKYFKSNKSLPPFTM
- the lspA gene encoding signal peptidase II; the encoded protein is MINKIQTKIYFLSLSIFIVLIDQLTKYLMLYYKKLFINKDLLLFKLDFVKNYGAAFNIFSGSRIFLSLISILFSILLIYLIFRKNTLNAFDLYSYSFILGGTIGNGIDRIYKGFVVDFINLNFINFPVFNIADISINIGFIFLLYNIFKNNR
- a CDS encoding biotin transporter BioY, producing the protein MSLQLLVITSMISVYIPLPFIYNSSNNFELPITWQIPTIIILTLIFHKKVVFRAFFIYIILGLFIIPVFHQGGSIGYLLTPNFGYLLGLYPLIKIIDNLNNRNKIKVGNFLKNGFLAIGAMHLTGIFYNFIQIIFYSQLNIFLYNLGKYSLGKIGYHFLMLFPLLLLIKPIERLKRSK
- a CDS encoding ABC transporter permease, with product MSRNISIKEALGMATKTLVSNKLRSSLTMLGIIIGNASVITLVGLGRGAQTLAKNQLSNLGANVLFIVPGNNDTRRRGISFPKNLVLEDALAISNQVPTVKKVAPQISANEIVQSNSKSLNISIAGVTPEFLEVRSFEVDKGRFLSKSDVNSARSYVVIGPDLKDEFFKDKSSSLGKNIRIKDHTYEIIGILKPKGAVFGSNQDKNAYIPLTTMVNRITGKDPTYGVSLSFISVEAINKNATSAAKFQITNLLRQRHKIIRDDDFAVRSQEDALNIVTNITSGLTFLLAGIGAVSLVVGGIGIMNIMLVSVSERTEEIGLRKAIGAKQSDILIQFLIEALILSTIGGLIGTTTGLSGVFLLSLITPLPASVGITTTFSTMIISGSIGLIFGVLPAKRASKLDPIVALRSL